In Marinobacter salinisoli, the DNA window ATTGAAGGCGCGCACCAGCCGTTCGATGGTCTGCGCCTCCTGGTTCCAGTTGATGTGACCTTCGTCTTTGGTGAGCTTATGGGCGTAACAGGCTTCGGTTTCGTTCTGCGCTTCGCCGCGCAAGGTGCCCTGCTCAAGCTGGGCCAGTGCTTCAACAATCGCTTCGCCACCCATGTCGGCCAGCCGGTCGTGCAGGCTGCCCCCGGTGTCGGTGGCGCGAATCGGGGTGCTGCTCTTGAGCAACATGGCGCCGGTATCAAGGCCCTCATCCATGTGCATGATGGTGATGCCGGTGTCCCGGTCGCCGGCTGCAATCGCCCGATGAATCGGCGCGGCGCCACGCCAGCGAGGCAGCAGCGAGGCATGAATGTTGAGACAGCCCTGTGCGGGTATATCCAGCACCGCCTTGGGCAGAATCAGGCCATAGGCCGCAACGACCATCACGTCCGGTTTAAGGTCGGCCAGCTCCTGCTGGGCTTCCGGGCTTTTCAGGGATTGAGGCTGAAACACAGGCACACCGGCGTCGAGCGCGACCTGTTTGACCGGGCTGGGTATCAGCTTTCGGCCCCGGCCTGAGGGACGATCAGGCTGGGTATACACGCCAACAATGGTGTGGGAGGTGCCCAGCAGGGCAGTCAGGGCGGTAGCGGCAAAATCGGGGGTGCCGGCAAAAACAAGTCGCACGGGTCTGGCGTCTCTGTTCAGTTGAAAACGAAAAGACCGGGTGTATGACCCGGTCCGCTATATCCTGCCTTGCAAGCCCGGGCGAAGGGCTGTCGGTCAGGCGCTCTTCTTGTGCACTTTTTCCAGTTTCTTGCGAATCCGGTTGCGCTTGAGGGAACTGAGGTAATCGACAAACAGCTTGCCGTTGAGGTGATCCATCTCATGCTGGATACACACCGCCAGCAGGCCGCGGGCTTCCAGTTCAAAGGGCTTGCCGTCACGGTCGCGCGCCCGGATCATGCAGTGTTCGATGCGGGTTACATCTTCATAGAAGCCAGGCACGGACAGGCAGCCCTCCTGCATGGACTCGGGGTCGCCCTCGAGCACTTCCACTTCCGGGTTGATGAATACCCGGGGCTCGCTCTTGTCTTCGGACAGGTCCATCACGATGATCTGCTTGTGCACATTCACCTGTGTCGCCGCCAGGCCAATGCCGGGCGCATCGTACATGGTCTCGAACATGTCGTCGATCAGTGTCCGGATGTCGTCCGTCACCTCGTCCACAGGCTTGGCGATGGTACGCAGGCGGGGGTCCGGGTATTCGAGGATCTCTAAAATCATGTCGTATCTTCAGCTTTTGGCCGTTGTTACCGGCTGACATGCAAAGATGCCAGCCCTGGAAACTTTGTAAATTTCTGCAAGCGCGTGACCTGAATCGCCAAATTGCGACCGTGTGCAGTGCAAACATGGATGGTTCCGGATCATAATCGAGCGGAATCCACGGCTGCCGTGCGCTAATCGTGTCACGCCATTATCCAACAATTCAGCGATTGAGTACAAACTGATCAGTTGATAGTTAAAATCTTTCGCAGGCGGGATAGAATCTACTGGAAGAACAAAAGATAACATCACAAATCCTGGCACATCTTCTATAGTATCGGGAAATAATCAAATAAGCTGCAGGCACCAGACTGCGCACCAAAAAAACGCAAAGATTCAAGGCACGCGATCAAGGACTTATACAATGAGGAAACTGCTGTACTCTCTGGCGGCGTCATCGATGCTGCTGTTCACCTCCTGGACCCAGGCCGCTCCCGAATTCAAAACTGATCTCCCCGAACGCTACACCGTGGTTAAAGGCGATACGCTTTGGGATATTTCCGGCCGTTTCCTCAATAACCCGTGGTACTGGCCCGAAATCTGGCATGTGAACCCGCAGGTTGAGAACCCGCACCTGATCTATCCGGGTGATCGCCTCGCTTTGGTCTATATCGATGGCCAGCCCCGCGTGACCAAAGTGGCCTCCAATAACGGTGTCGTGAAGCTGTCTCCGGAAGTGCGTTCCGAGCCGCTGAACAGCCCGATCCCGGCCATCCCGCTTGATGCCATCAGCAGTTTCCTGACCGACACCCGCATTGTGACGCCGAAAGAACTCGAAGGTGCGCCTTACGTGCTGGAAGGCGAGGATGCCCGCATCATTACCGGTGCCGGTGACCGCATCTACGCCCGTGGTGACAAGCCGGCGGACAAGGTAGGTATCTTCCGCCGCACTAAGGAATTTGTTGATCCGGAAACCGGGGAATTCCTCGGCCTTGAAGCCCGCAGCGTGGGTGCCGGCGACGTCGTGGCGGAAAATGGCGAAGTGCTGACTCTGGAGCTAACCAAGTCGAACCAGGAAATCCGCATTGGCGACCGGTTGCTGACCAACGTCAACCGTCCGATCTCCACCAGCTTCTCGCCCAGCTCTCCGAGTCAGGATGTCGAAGGCTTGATGATCGCCGTCGATGGGGGGGTAACCCAGATCGGTCAGTACGATGTGGTTGCCATCAACCGTGGTGTCCGCGATGGCCTGGAGCCGGGCAACGTGATGGCGGTGCTGAAAACCGGCAATCTGGTACGTGATCCGGTCACTGGCGAAACCATCGCACTGCCGTCCGAGCGTGCCGGCCTGATGATGGTTTTCCAGACCTACGAGAAAATGAGCTATGGCCTGATCCTCCAGGCCACCCGCGCGCTGTCGGTGGGTGACAAGGTGGTAAACCCCTGATCAGCTGGCGTTAAAGCGATGCGTAAGGCCGGGCCAGGAAGGCCCGGCTTTTTTGTGTTCAAGGACGAGATATTGTGACTGAACTTCACTGCTCCACGGGCCGGGATTCCGGTGCCGACCCCTTCAGCCAGGAAATCTCTGGCTGGCTGCTGCTGACCTGCCTGCCCGGCGTAGGCCCAAAAACCCGCACGGAACTGATCCAGCGCTGGCCGACGCCCAGCGATTTAATCAATAGGAATCCCGCAAGTCTTGCTGCCTGTGGCCTGCCTTCGAAGGTCGTGCCTGCAATCGTGGCGTGGCAGCGGCGTGACCTTGGCCATCCTGTTGTGAGCAAGGTGTTGTGGATTATCGAGCAATGCCGGCAACAGGCGATCCAGATCCTGGTCTGGTCCGATCCGCGGTATCCGGAACCCCTGCGGCACATTCATGATGCCCCGCTGGTGCTGTACACCCAGGGCGATGTATCGCTGTTGACGCGTGAACAGATCGCCGTGGTCGGCAGTCGCGACGCCACCCCCACCGGGCTGGCGCTGGCCCGGCGCTTTGCGGCCGAACTGAGTGAGCACGACCTGCTGGTTACCAGCGGCCTGGCCCTGGGCGTCGATGGCGCGGCCCATGCCGGTGCTCTGGATGTCGAGGCACCGACCCTGGCAGTGATTGGTAGCGGGCTCGATGGTATTTATCCGAGCCGGCACCGGCCACTGGCACAGCGGATCCTGAGACATGGCCTGCTGGTGTCCGAATACCCGCCGGGCACACCGGCCCGGCCAGCTCACTTCCCGCAGCGTAACCGCATCATCAGCGGGCTCGCGCGAGGGGTTCTGGTGGTCGAGGCCGGCTTGAAAAGCGGCTCGCTGATCACTGCCCGCCTGGCTCTGGAACAGGGGCGGGAAGTGTTTGCCGTGCCCGGTTCGGTTCAGAGTCCGGTGTCCCGGGGATGCCATCATCTGATCAAACAGGGCGCCTCCCTGGTAGAGACCGTGGAGGATATCCTGCTCGAACTGGGCGCCAGCTGGCAGGGCCCGACACCAGCGTCTGCAGAGCCAGACCCGGCGCAGCCCTCGACCGCGCTGGCGGAGCGGGAAATCGCGGTCTTCCGGGCTTTAGGGTATGATCCGCAATCCACCGATGCGCTCAGCGTCGCGACGGGCCTGTCGGCCGATCAGCTCATGCAGTCCCTGCTGCTGTTGGAGTTACAGGGTCTGGTGACGCCGGTTCCCGGAGGTTATCAGCGACTGGCCTGAGCGCAGGCGACAACAACATTCCGGATTTAATTCAACTTCAGAGACATGGCAGCTACCTCCCCACTCAGTGAATGGCAACTGCATCTGGCTCGCCAGACCATCCGGCAAGGTGGCGTGATTGCCTACCCCACCGAAGGAGTCTGGGGCCTCGGATGTGACCCCTGGGATCGTCAGGCCGTCGAACGCATCCTCGACCTGAAAGCCCGCCCGATGGAAAAAGGCATGATTCTGGTCGCCGGTTCGATTGATCAGGTCCGTTTTCTGCTCGATCCTTTACCCGAAGAACTGCAACGCGAAGCCACCCGCCACTGGCCAGGCCCGGTTACCTGCCTGTTGCCGGATGTGTTGCAACAGACCCCGGAGTGGGTTCGCGGCAAGCATTCCGCGATCGCGGTTCGGGTGAGCGCGCACCCGGTGGTCAGGGCGCTGTGCGAGGCCGCGGGAATGCCGCTGGTGTCGACCTCCTGCAATCCGGCGGGACGTGAGCCGGCCAGGTACCCCTGGCAGGTGCACCGGTATTTTGGTGACCAGCTGGAGCGGATCGTGCCGGGTCAGCTGGGCGGTAACCGAAAGCCCAGCCGCATCATTGATATTGTCTCCGGACAACAGCTTCGTTAGGAGAAACCATGCCGCAACACGCTGACAGCAGCGCCGTAAAAGACTACCTGCTGGGCTTGCAGGATCGCATCTGTGCCCGGCTGGAATCCGTGGACGAAGGTGCCGGCTTTATCCGCGACGCCTGGGACCGGCCGGAAGGCGGTGGTGGCGTCAGCCGTGTCCTCTCCGACGGCCGTGTGTTTGAAAAAGCCGGGGTGAACTTTTCCCATGTGATGGGCACCACCATGCCGGCTTCCGCCACCGCGCATCGCCCCCACCTGGCGGGTGCGCCCTGGGAAGCCATGGGGGTGTCACTGGTGATTCATCCTCACAATCCATTCGTGCCCACCTCCCACGCCAATGTCCGTTTTTTCATCGCCCGGCCTGCCGACGCCGAGCCGGTGTACTGGTTTGGCGGCGGCTATGACCTGACGCCCTACTACGGTTTTGAAGAGGACTGTGTGCACTGGCACCGGGTTGCCAAAGGCGCCTGCGATCCCTTCGGTGACGAGCTCTACCGGTATTTCAAGCGCTGGTGTGACGACTATTTCTATCTCAAGCACCGGAACGAGCCCCGAGGTGTCGGCGGGCTGTTCTTCGACGACCACAACACCGGAGATTTCGAGCAGGATTTCGCCCTGATGCGCTCGGTGGGGGACAGCTACATCGAGGCCTACGAGCCCATTGTCCAGCGTCGGAAAACCCTGCCTTACGGTGAGCGTGAGCGGGATTTCCAGCTCTACCGCCGGGGCCGCTATGTCGAGTTCAACCTGGTGTATGACCGCGGCACCTTGTTCGGTCTGCAGTCCGGGGGCCGCACCGAGTCTATCCTGATGTCGTTGCCGCCACTGGTGCGCTGGGATTATGCCCGGATTCCGGAGCCCAACACCGAAGAGGCAAAGCTGACCGAGTTCTTCCTGACCGGCCGGGACTGGCTGGAGGTAAACGATGACCAATGACCTGTACGCGGTGGTGGGCCACCCCATCAGCCACAGCAAGTCCCCGCGCATTCACAGCCTGTTCGCCCAGGAGACCGGCGAGGCGGTTGAGTACACCGCGATCCAGGCCCCCCTGGACGACTTTGACGGCACGGTTCGGCAATTTTTCGAGCGTGGTGGCAAGGGCCTGAACGTGACGGTTCCGTTCAAGGAACAGGCCTGGCAGTTGGCGGATCAGCGCACGGCCCGGGCGGCAAAGGCCGGAGCCGCCAACACGCTGTTTCTGGATGAGCATGGCAAACTGGTGGCGGACAACACCGATGGCTGCGGCCTGGTGCGGGATCTCACCGGCAACCATGGCCTTGCTCTCGGTGGCGCGCGCATCCTGGTGCTCGGTGCCGGTGGTGCCGTGCGTGGCGTGCTGGGCCCACTGCTGGCGGAAGCGCCGGCCGCGCTCACCGTCGCCAACCGAACGGTGGCCAAGGCCGAGGCACTGGCGGTTCTGTTTCAGGACGAGGCTCAGGCCACCGCCCTCACCGCCTGTGGTTTCGAGCAGGCCCAGGGCCCGTTTGACCTGATCATCAACGGCACCAGCGCCAGCCTGCAGGGGGATTTGCCACCGCTGCCAGCAAATGTGATCACAGGCGGGACCACTGTCTACGACATGATGTACTCTTTGCAGACCACGACCTTTAATCAGTGGGCTCTGGATCATGGGGCAAACCGGGTCTGCGACGGACTGGGGATGCTGGTCGAACAGGCTGCCGAGTCTTTCCGAATCTGGCGGGGCGTCACCCCGCAGACGACCCCCGTGATGGATGTATTGCGAAACGACTGAGACCGGCTCCGGCAACTGGGCGCCTACGGCTCAGCTGTCTGAAGAGGTCTGAATGGACATACTTACCCTCGTTGGCCTGATCGCCGGCGTCCTGATTGTTGGCCTGGCGATGCTGGCCAACGCTTCGCTGCTGACCTTTCTCAACTTGCCTGGCCTGGCAATTGTGCTGGGTGGCACGTTGGCAGTGACACTGATCAAATTCCGGCTGCCGGGTGTGATGGAGGCGTTCAAACTGGCCTTTTCGGCCGCCTTTATCGACAAAGTCGAGCGCCCTGCCAGCCTGATCCGTGAAGTCGGCACGCTGGCGAACGTGGTGCGCAAGGACGGCGTTCTCGGGCTGGAAAATCATCAAACCGGTAACCCGTTCCTGAGAAAGGCGATTGCCCTGTGTGTGGATGGCCACACGCCGGAACTGGTTGAAGACGCGCTGGCCCAGGAAGCCCAGCAAACCGTTGAGCGTTACGACGTGGCCGAACGGGTGTTCCGCGGCATTGGCGAATCTGCCCCGGCCATTGGCATGCTGGGGACATTGGTGGGCCTGGTGCAGATGCTGAACACCCTGGATGATCCCTCGTCCATCGGGCCGGCCATGGCCATTGCCCTGCTCACCACCCTCTACGGTGCATTCATTGCCCAGCTCATTGCCCTGCCGCTGGCGGACAAGTTGCAGCTGAAGGCCGAGGACGAGGCCCGGAACCAGCTGCTGATCATGACCTCGGTGCAGAGCATCATGCGCGGTGAGAACCCCCGGGTCATGACCGAGCTGCTGTCGTCGTTTGTCCACCCGGACCAGCGCTCCGGCCTGGCGCCCCAGCGGGAGGGCTAGGGCCGTGGCGGTTGTTCGGCAGCGCCGGAAACCCCGGCGAAAAGGTGGAACCCCGGCCTGGATCGTCACCTTTGCCGATCTGGCGACGCTGTTGCTGACCTTTTTTATCCTGCTGTTGTCCTTTGCCGAAATGGATGTGGACAAGTACCGGGCGATGGCCAGTTCCATGGCCCAGGCGCTGGGCTCCGATCGGGTCGTCGTGTTGGATGCCGGCGGATCGCCAAACCCCGTTGCCCCGCCTCAGTCGGCCGCGTCCGTGACCGGACCCGAGACCGCCGCCCCGGCAGCCAAAGCGCCGCTAGCCGGCCCCGATTTCATTGAGGAGCGCCAGGCCAGTGAGGCGGTCACCCGCGTGTCCGACGGCATCCTGGACCTGGCCAGTCGACTGATTCGGGAACTGGAATCCGAGGTGGCCTCGGACACTCTCTCGGTGAATTACGACCCGCGCCAGGTGGTGATCCGGTTTTCCGAAGAGGCCACCTTTCGCTCGGGCGAGGCAGCCATCAAGCCGGCCATGATCCCGATTATCGAGCGGGTGGTGGCCGTGCTGTCCCGGTGCTCCGGGGATGTGTTTGTCACCGGCCACACCGACGACCGGCCCATTGTCAGCAGCCGCTACCGTTCCAACTGGGATCTGTCGGCGGCGCGGGCGGTGTCGGTGGTGCATGAACTGGTGCTGAACCGGCAGATTCCGGCCGACCGGGTGTTGGCTGCAGGGCGGGCCGAAACCAATCCGCTGGTGGCCAACGATTCGCCCGATCACCGAGCCCTGAACCGGCGGGTCGAGATCGCCATCCGTGAGCCCACCTGCACCGATCCGGATCCGAACGGCGAAGCCCCGGTGGAGATCGTGCGCTAGGCGCTGGCGGCTCCGGCGTTACTTTTCCAGCCAGGCCTTGAACCACTTCTGCCGCAGGTCCAGGGTTTTCGAGTACCAGTCGTGATCCCGTTGGATGGCGCTGTCCATATGGCCGGGCGCGGTGGGCATGTGCGGCAGCATGGAGACCCGATTGTCGGTGTGCAGTCCGATGCGCTTGCGGGCCGATGCCCGGGTGGGACCATAACTGATCAGGTTGGCCTGCGCGGCCATGCGGTCGGTGCGGGTGGCAAAGGCGATGAATGCCTCCGCCTGTCCCCGCCGAGGCGTGCCGCGGGGAATGGCCCAGCTGTTGAAGCCGATCAGCTGACCATCCCAGATCACCGAAATCGGAACGCCATTGACCACCCTGGCGTGGAAAAAGCGTCCGTTGTAACCGGTTGCCATGGTGGCCTGGCCACTGGCCAGCAGCGCCGCCGGCTCTTCCCCGCTGCGCCACCAGATAATCGACTCCCGAATGCTGTCCAGACGCTCGGAGGCCAGTTCCAGCCCCCGGGGAGTGCTCAGCAGATCGTACAGTTGCTCCGGCGGCACTGACAGCGACAGCAGCGCCCATTCGAACAGGCCGACCGGGGATCGGCGCAGGGCGCGCTTGCCCGGGAAGGTCTCCAGATCGAAGAAGTCTTCAACGCTGTCGGGCTTTTCTCCCGGGAAGGCCTGGTCGTTGTAGGCAATCACCGTGGAAAACACGATCTGGGTGATGAAGCAGGGCTGAATCGCGTCCTTCAT includes these proteins:
- the fmt gene encoding methionyl-tRNA formyltransferase — encoded protein: MRLVFAGTPDFAATALTALLGTSHTIVGVYTQPDRPSGRGRKLIPSPVKQVALDAGVPVFQPQSLKSPEAQQELADLKPDVMVVAAYGLILPKAVLDIPAQGCLNIHASLLPRWRGAAPIHRAIAAGDRDTGITIMHMDEGLDTGAMLLKSSTPIRATDTGGSLHDRLADMGGEAIVEALAQLEQGTLRGEAQNETEACYAHKLTKDEGHINWNQEAQTIERLVRAFNPWPGTYSDLGEQRIRIHQAEALASRQDAAPGTILYRERDGIDVACGTGTLRITRLQLPGARAQSVNDLINGGKQLLLPGQELN
- the def gene encoding peptide deformylase — encoded protein: MILEILEYPDPRLRTIAKPVDEVTDDIRTLIDDMFETMYDAPGIGLAATQVNVHKQIIVMDLSEDKSEPRVFINPEVEVLEGDPESMQEGCLSVPGFYEDVTRIEHCMIRARDRDGKPFELEARGLLAVCIQHEMDHLNGKLFVDYLSSLKRNRIRKKLEKVHKKSA
- a CDS encoding LysM peptidoglycan-binding domain-containing protein, whose product is MRKLLYSLAASSMLLFTSWTQAAPEFKTDLPERYTVVKGDTLWDISGRFLNNPWYWPEIWHVNPQVENPHLIYPGDRLALVYIDGQPRVTKVASNNGVVKLSPEVRSEPLNSPIPAIPLDAISSFLTDTRIVTPKELEGAPYVLEGEDARIITGAGDRIYARGDKPADKVGIFRRTKEFVDPETGEFLGLEARSVGAGDVVAENGEVLTLELTKSNQEIRIGDRLLTNVNRPISTSFSPSSPSQDVEGLMIAVDGGVTQIGQYDVVAINRGVRDGLEPGNVMAVLKTGNLVRDPVTGETIALPSERAGLMMVFQTYEKMSYGLILQATRALSVGDKVVNP
- the dprA gene encoding DNA-processing protein DprA, producing MTELHCSTGRDSGADPFSQEISGWLLLTCLPGVGPKTRTELIQRWPTPSDLINRNPASLAACGLPSKVVPAIVAWQRRDLGHPVVSKVLWIIEQCRQQAIQILVWSDPRYPEPLRHIHDAPLVLYTQGDVSLLTREQIAVVGSRDATPTGLALARRFAAELSEHDLLVTSGLALGVDGAAHAGALDVEAPTLAVIGSGLDGIYPSRHRPLAQRILRHGLLVSEYPPGTPARPAHFPQRNRIISGLARGVLVVEAGLKSGSLITARLALEQGREVFAVPGSVQSPVSRGCHHLIKQGASLVETVEDILLELGASWQGPTPASAEPDPAQPSTALAEREIAVFRALGYDPQSTDALSVATGLSADQLMQSLLLLELQGLVTPVPGGYQRLA
- a CDS encoding L-threonylcarbamoyladenylate synthase, whose translation is MAATSPLSEWQLHLARQTIRQGGVIAYPTEGVWGLGCDPWDRQAVERILDLKARPMEKGMILVAGSIDQVRFLLDPLPEELQREATRHWPGPVTCLLPDVLQQTPEWVRGKHSAIAVRVSAHPVVRALCEAAGMPLVSTSCNPAGREPARYPWQVHRYFGDQLERIVPGQLGGNRKPSRIIDIVSGQQLR
- the hemF gene encoding oxygen-dependent coproporphyrinogen oxidase, which gives rise to MPQHADSSAVKDYLLGLQDRICARLESVDEGAGFIRDAWDRPEGGGGVSRVLSDGRVFEKAGVNFSHVMGTTMPASATAHRPHLAGAPWEAMGVSLVIHPHNPFVPTSHANVRFFIARPADAEPVYWFGGGYDLTPYYGFEEDCVHWHRVAKGACDPFGDELYRYFKRWCDDYFYLKHRNEPRGVGGLFFDDHNTGDFEQDFALMRSVGDSYIEAYEPIVQRRKTLPYGERERDFQLYRRGRYVEFNLVYDRGTLFGLQSGGRTESILMSLPPLVRWDYARIPEPNTEEAKLTEFFLTGRDWLEVNDDQ
- the aroE gene encoding shikimate dehydrogenase, which produces MTNDLYAVVGHPISHSKSPRIHSLFAQETGEAVEYTAIQAPLDDFDGTVRQFFERGGKGLNVTVPFKEQAWQLADQRTARAAKAGAANTLFLDEHGKLVADNTDGCGLVRDLTGNHGLALGGARILVLGAGGAVRGVLGPLLAEAPAALTVANRTVAKAEALAVLFQDEAQATALTACGFEQAQGPFDLIINGTSASLQGDLPPLPANVITGGTTVYDMMYSLQTTTFNQWALDHGANRVCDGLGMLVEQAAESFRIWRGVTPQTTPVMDVLRND
- a CDS encoding MotA/TolQ/ExbB proton channel family protein; this translates as MDILTLVGLIAGVLIVGLAMLANASLLTFLNLPGLAIVLGGTLAVTLIKFRLPGVMEAFKLAFSAAFIDKVERPASLIREVGTLANVVRKDGVLGLENHQTGNPFLRKAIALCVDGHTPELVEDALAQEAQQTVERYDVAERVFRGIGESAPAIGMLGTLVGLVQMLNTLDDPSSIGPAMAIALLTTLYGAFIAQLIALPLADKLQLKAEDEARNQLLIMTSVQSIMRGENPRVMTELLSSFVHPDQRSGLAPQREG
- a CDS encoding flagellar motor protein MotB, which encodes MAVVRQRRKPRRKGGTPAWIVTFADLATLLLTFFILLLSFAEMDVDKYRAMASSMAQALGSDRVVVLDAGGSPNPVAPPQSAASVTGPETAAPAAKAPLAGPDFIEERQASEAVTRVSDGILDLASRLIRELESEVASDTLSVNYDPRQVVIRFSEEATFRSGEAAIKPAMIPIIERVVAVLSRCSGDVFVTGHTDDRPIVSSRYRSNWDLSAARAVSVVHELVLNRQIPADRVLAAGRAETNPLVANDSPDHRALNRRVEIAIREPTCTDPDPNGEAPVEIVR
- a CDS encoding ABC transporter substrate-binding protein, whose protein sequence is MKGPELTVTLLLCWALAGAGRAEDQPPPEPAAANPEVLTVATWGGSYEESQRRAYFEPFTEATGIEIKTVPYNGGIEDLENHLGSGEARWDVIDMIQSDASVACDQGMLESIDPEILVPAPDGTPPEDDFMKDAIQPCFITQIVFSTVIAYNDQAFPGEKPDSVEDFFDLETFPGKRALRRSPVGLFEWALLSLSVPPEQLYDLLSTPRGLELASERLDSIRESIIWWRSGEEPAALLASGQATMATGYNGRFFHARVVNGVPISVIWDGQLIGFNSWAIPRGTPRRGQAEAFIAFATRTDRMAAQANLISYGPTRASARKRIGLHTDNRVSMLPHMPTAPGHMDSAIQRDHDWYSKTLDLRQKWFKAWLEK